In Leishmania donovani BPK282A1 complete genome, chromosome 35, the following are encoded in one genomic region:
- a CDS encoding ribosomal protein L15, putative, with the protein MGAFMYLNELWKKKSSDVMRFIQRIRSWEFRHQHTVVRLRRPTRPEKARMLGYKTKQGFCVFRVRVRRGGRKRPVHKGITYGKPKTSGVLGMKLNKNNQAVAEQRLGKRFGNLRVLNSYWVNMDSTFKWYEVIAVDPMCKTIRRDPRINWIVNSVHKHREQRGLTSAGRKHRGLRHKGHKASKLRPSYRAAWRRNNRIVFLRKR; encoded by the coding sequence ATGGGGGCTTTCATGTACTTGAACGAGCTGTGGAAGAAGAAGTCTTCCGATGTGATGCGCTTTATCCAGCGTATCCGCTCGTGGGAGTTCCGTCACCAGCACACGgtggtgcgcctgcgccgccccaCGCGCCCGGAGAAAGCCCGCATGCTTGGCTACAAGACGAAGCAGGGCTTCTGCGTGttccgcgtgcgcgtgcgccgtggTGGCCGCAAACGCCCGGTCCACAAGGGTATCACGTACGGTAAGCCGAAGACCAGCGGTGTGCTCGGCATGAAGCTCAACAAGAACAACCAGGCCGTTGCGGAGCAGCGTCTGGGCAAGCGCTTCGGCAACCTGCGCGTGCTGAACTCGTACTGGGTGAACATGGACTCCACGTTCAAATGGTACGAGGTCATCGCCGTTGACCCGATGTGCAAGACCATCCGCCGCGACCCCCGCATCAACTGGATCGTCAACTCCGTGCATAAGCACCGCGAGCAGCGCGGTCTGACCTCTGCTGGTCGCAAGCACCGTGGTCTGCGCCACAAGGGTCACAAGGCCTCCAAGCTGCGCCCGTCGTACCGCGCTGCGTGGCGCCGCAACAACCGCATCGTGTTCCTGCGCAAGCGTTAA
- a CDS encoding 60S Ribosomal protein L36, putative encodes MSAPTPRTGIIAGFNKGHVTTRRPRQPSPNDRFAVPHKHLRAVKAIIADLVGLSPLEKRVQEFLRVGKEKRALKYCKKRLGDFTAAKKKRAKMEEALRHATKKHH; translated from the coding sequence ATGTCTGCTCCCACTCCCCGCACCGGCATTATTGCCGGCTTCAACAAGGGTCATGTGACGACCCGCCGCCCGCGCCAGCCGTCGCCGAACGACCGGTTTGCCGTACCCCACAAGCACCTGCGCGCTGTGAAAGCCATCATTGCGGACCTCGTCGGTCTTTCTCCCCTGGAGAAGCGCGTGCAGGAGTTTCTGCGTGTCGGCAAGGAGAAGCGTGCCTTGAAGTACTGCAAGAAGCGTCTTGGCGACTTTACTGCAGCCAAGAAGAAGCGTGcgaagatggaggaggcgcttcGCCATGCGACCAAGAAGCACCACTAG
- a CDS encoding 60S ribosomal protein L5, putative, with the protein MPFVKVVKNKAYFKRFQVKYRRRREGKTDYHARRQMVLQDKTKFGSPKYRLVVRITNKDIIAQIVQAKIVGDEVVMAAYAHELPAFGIEHGLTNYAAAYATGLLLARRTLAKLGIADKFQGAKEADGSYSAVRTKKDDEGDDEERFPFKAILDVGLARTTTGARVFGVLKGAVDGGMAVPHRPNRFPGYNKEKSSLDAKVHRDRIFGKHVAEYLKQVKEEASSNPDEKCVQFSRYMAAKVLPESIEGMYKKAHAAIRADPSKSLPKKAKKEGVAHKSYKTKKLSGAEKRAAAKAKVAAIRERLGK; encoded by the coding sequence ATGCCGTTCGTCAAGGTCGTGAAGAACAAGGCGTACTTCAAGCGCTTCCAGGTGAAgtaccgccgtcgccgcgaggGCAAGACGGACTaccacgcgcgccgccagatggtgctgcaggacAAGACGAAGTTCGGCTCGCCCAAGTACCGCCTTGTTGTGCGCATCACGAACAAGGACATCATTGCGCAGATCGTGCAGGCGAAGAtcgtcggcgacgaggtGGTGATGGCCGCGTACGCGCACGAGCTGCCTGCGTTCGGCATTGAGCACGGCCTGACAAACTACGCTGCTGCGTACGCGACTGgtctgctgctggcgcgccgcacgcTGGCGAAGCTGGGCATCGCGGACAAGTTCCAGGgcgcgaaggaggcggacgGCTCGTACTCTGCTGTGCGCACGAAGaaggacgacgagggcgacgacgaggagcgctTCCCGTTCAAGGCGATCCTGGACGTCGGGCTTGCGCGCACGACGACCGGCGCCCGCGTGTTCGGCGTGCTGAAGGGCGCGGTGGACGGCGGTATGgctgtgccgcaccgccCCAACCGCTTCCCCGGCTACAACAAGGAGAAGAGCTCGCTGGACGCGAAGGTGCACCGCGACCGCATCTTTGGCAAGCACGTGGCGGAGTACCTGAAGCaggtgaaggaggaggcgagctCGAACCCCGACGAGAAGTGCGTGCAGTTCTCGAGGTACATGGCCGCGAAGGTTTTGCCGGAGAGCATCGAGGGCATGTACAAgaaggcgcacgcggcgATCCGCGCGGACCCGTCGAAGTCGCtgccgaagaaggcgaagaaggagggcgTCGCGCACAAGAGCTACAAGACGAAGAAGCTGAGCGgcgcggagaagagggccGCCGCGAAGGCGAAGGTCGCGGCCATCCGCGAGCGCCTCGGCAAGTAA
- a CDS encoding ribosomal protein L32-like protein → MPSSIPDYQRTEKRAVAVFGWSHTEVGMPRWQQAEDVGRLAAQNGFTVITGGYGGSMEAVSKGAREVRDAAAAGSGAASAEVVGIVVSEVFPDRLTEGNKYLTKLLDSTSMLHRIEQLTTHSRYFIVLPGTTGTLQELVTIWVQKTIHPSDLPMPVIVAFRDPWEKCCQGIIESLQLSSHQANAIHFVDTPEEAIEWIVKDATGEIDGSRA, encoded by the coding sequence ATGCCATCTTCCATTCCGGACTACCAGCGCACGGAGAAGCGCGCAGTCGCCGTCTTTGGGTGGTCGCACACGGAGGTTGGCatgccgcggtggcagcaggcTGAGGATGTCGGCCGTCTTGCCGCTCAGAACGGCTTTACTGTCATCACGGGCGGCTACGGCGGTTCTATGGAGGCCGTCAGCaaaggcgcgcgcgaggtgagggatgcggcagcggcaggctCTGGTGCCGCGTCAGCCGAGGTTGTCGGCATCGTCGTGTCGGAGGTGTTCCCTGATCGCCTCACGGAGGGGAACAAGTACCTGACCAAGTTGTTGGACTCGACTTCGATGCTGCACCGCATCGAGCAGCTCACTACCCACTCCCGCTACTTTATCGTTCTGCCTGGGACGACAGgcacgctgcaggagctggtgACCATTTGGGTGCAGAAGACCATTCACCCCAGCGACCTTCCAATGCCGGTGATCGTCGCGTTCCGTGACCCGTGGGAGAAGTGCTGCCAGGGCATCATTGAATCTCTCCAGCTCTCTTCCCACCAGGCCAACGCGATCCATTTTGTCGACACTCCAGAGGAAGCCATTGAGTGGATCGTGAAGGATGCCACGGGGGAGATCGACGGCTCGCGGGCTTGA